The following coding sequences are from one Epilithonimonas vandammei window:
- the recQ gene encoding DNA helicase RecQ — MDTKDINLSAELKKYFGFSKFKGQQEQIIKELLGGKDIFVLMPTGGGKSLCYQLPALLSEGTAIVVSPLIALMKNQVDAVNGLSSDEGVAHVLNSSLNKSQTKQVMDDITAGKTKLLYVAPESLIKEEYLEFLKAVKISFVAIDEAHCISEWGHDFRPEYRNLKGIIDKIADVPVIALTATATPKVQDDIQKTLGMNNALVFKESFNRANLFYEIRPKINVDKEIVKFINQHKGKSGIVYCLSRRKVEEFAQLLQVNGVNALPYHAGLDQKLRVANQDKFLMEEADVIVATIAFGMGIDKPDVRFVIHYDIPKSLESYYQETGRAGRDGGEGHCLAFYDPKDIEKLEKFLAQKPVSEREIGLQLLNEVVGYAETSMSRRQYLLYYFGEKFDPIKGEGALMCDNSQNPPKLKDATQDLKKVLEMIKSLGEKFRTKDLISIIAGKESAVTKSYKLEQTEFFGFGKAESDNYWKSIIRQATVQDFLRKDIETYGVLKISEKGNQVINGSYNESFLIAEDRTYDLNQIKSKADNEQVQTQSGGGLDQLLFGQLKELRKTVAKKHGIPPYTVFMDPSLEDMTVQYPITVEEVAKIYGVGEGKARKYGKEFADFIKKYVEDNEIERTQDMVMKQVANKSSHKVFIIQNTDKKIDLEDIAKAKNLSMTELLSEMESIIYQGTKLNIDYYIDENFDEDIVEEFMDFMKNSESDSMKILLAEYGDDLTDEEVRILRIKFISDVAN; from the coding sequence ATGGACACAAAAGACATCAACTTATCTGCTGAACTCAAAAAATATTTCGGATTTTCAAAATTCAAAGGTCAACAAGAGCAGATTATAAAAGAACTTCTCGGTGGTAAAGATATATTTGTTTTGATGCCGACTGGTGGTGGAAAATCACTTTGTTATCAGCTTCCTGCATTGCTATCTGAAGGAACAGCGATTGTCGTTTCACCCTTGATAGCCTTGATGAAAAATCAGGTAGATGCTGTTAACGGACTTTCTTCCGACGAAGGGGTGGCTCACGTTTTAAACTCCTCGCTTAATAAATCCCAGACCAAACAGGTGATGGATGACATCACAGCAGGTAAAACCAAATTGCTTTACGTAGCTCCAGAATCTCTTATCAAAGAAGAATATCTGGAGTTTCTAAAAGCAGTAAAAATATCTTTCGTAGCAATAGATGAAGCACACTGTATTTCGGAATGGGGACACGATTTCCGCCCAGAATACAGGAATCTGAAAGGTATTATAGATAAGATTGCAGATGTTCCTGTTATCGCATTAACGGCTACTGCAACACCTAAAGTTCAGGATGATATTCAAAAAACTTTGGGAATGAACAATGCTTTGGTTTTCAAAGAAAGCTTTAACAGAGCTAATTTGTTTTACGAAATACGCCCGAAAATTAATGTAGACAAAGAAATTGTCAAGTTTATCAACCAGCATAAAGGAAAATCCGGAATCGTTTATTGTCTTAGCAGAAGAAAAGTGGAAGAATTTGCGCAGCTTTTGCAAGTCAATGGAGTGAACGCCTTGCCTTACCACGCAGGATTGGATCAAAAACTTAGAGTAGCCAATCAAGATAAATTCTTGATGGAAGAAGCCGACGTGATTGTTGCTACCATAGCATTTGGGATGGGAATTGATAAACCGGATGTTCGATTTGTAATTCATTATGATATTCCCAAATCTTTGGAAAGTTATTATCAGGAAACTGGTCGTGCAGGACGAGATGGAGGAGAAGGTCATTGTTTGGCTTTCTACGATCCAAAAGATATTGAGAAATTAGAAAAATTCCTGGCTCAGAAACCAGTTTCGGAAAGAGAAATTGGTCTTCAATTGTTGAATGAAGTGGTCGGTTATGCAGAAACTTCGATGAGCAGAAGACAATACTTGCTTTATTATTTCGGAGAAAAGTTTGATCCAATAAAAGGCGAAGGCGCATTGATGTGTGATAATTCACAAAATCCACCAAAACTAAAAGATGCCACTCAAGACTTGAAAAAAGTTTTGGAAATGATAAAGTCTTTGGGTGAAAAGTTCCGTACAAAAGATTTGATTTCCATAATTGCTGGTAAAGAATCTGCGGTTACGAAATCTTATAAATTAGAACAGACAGAATTTTTCGGATTTGGGAAAGCTGAAAGTGATAATTATTGGAAATCTATTATCAGACAAGCAACTGTTCAGGATTTCCTTAGAAAGGATATAGAAACATATGGTGTTCTGAAAATTTCTGAAAAAGGTAATCAAGTTATAAACGGTAGTTACAACGAATCTTTTCTCATTGCTGAAGACAGAACTTATGATCTCAACCAGATCAAATCAAAAGCGGATAACGAGCAGGTACAAACCCAATCTGGAGGCGGATTGGATCAATTATTATTTGGTCAACTAAAAGAACTTCGTAAAACTGTTGCCAAAAAACACGGGATCCCACCTTACACTGTTTTTATGGATCCAAGTTTGGAAGATATGACAGTTCAATACCCGATAACTGTAGAAGAAGTTGCAAAAATCTATGGTGTTGGTGAAGGAAAAGCTAGAAAATACGGAAAAGAATTTGCTGACTTTATCAAAAAATATGTTGAGGATAATGAGATAGAAAGAACTCAGGATATGGTGATGAAACAAGTAGCCAACAAATCCAGCCATAAGGTTTTTATTATCCAAAATACCGATAAAAAGATTGATTTGGAAGATATTGCTAAAGCAAAAAATCTTTCTATGACAGAACTTCTTTCCGAGATGGAAAGTATCATTTATCAAGGTACAAAACTGAATATCGATTATTATATTGATGAAAATTTTGATGAAGATATTGTCGAAGAGTTTATGGATTTTATGAAAAATTCTGAAAGTGATAGTATGAAGATTTTGCTTGCAGAATATGGCGACGATTTGACTGATGAAGAAGTTAGGATTCTCAGAATCAAATTTATTAGTGATGTAGCTAATTAG
- a CDS encoding glycosyltransferase: protein MMKKSIIFILPDLETGGAERIVTTLANHLPRDQFSPSILLLRKEGAYLDFLKSDVEIIDIQTPRIRNSLKPILLEIKRRKPDIVFSGFGEVNAYLSLFIKLFPKTKFIARETNVVSQHVTRKEIKFFYKFYNNYDKIIAQSNDMEVDLIKNFGIKKNKLLKINNPVDINFIEEKLKESERPVEFSHQHKNVVAIGNLSARKGFDNLLKVFSRLKNQNILLHILGDGKDKEMLLQMKEMLGLEHVIFHGKKNNPYQYLKFADLFILSSRYEGFPNVLLEAGTCGVYSLANNCPGGIDEIIIDQVNGEISNIENYDDFAEKIKHSVHRSDDKDNIKVSIKSRFSSEIILKKYEDLLWNI, encoded by the coding sequence ATTATGAAAAAATCAATCATTTTCATATTACCCGATTTGGAAACTGGAGGAGCAGAACGTATTGTAACTACACTTGCGAATCATCTTCCAAGAGACCAATTTTCTCCGTCAATTCTTTTGTTGAGAAAAGAAGGTGCATATCTTGATTTTTTGAAATCTGATGTAGAAATCATTGATATCCAAACGCCAAGGATCAGAAATTCTTTAAAACCAATTCTTCTCGAAATCAAACGAAGAAAACCAGATATTGTGTTTTCCGGATTTGGTGAAGTGAATGCTTATTTGTCATTATTCATCAAGCTTTTCCCAAAAACTAAATTCATTGCAAGAGAAACCAATGTTGTTTCTCAACACGTTACAAGAAAAGAAATTAAATTTTTCTATAAATTTTACAATAATTACGATAAAATCATTGCTCAAAGTAATGATATGGAAGTGGATCTAATCAAAAATTTTGGAATTAAGAAGAATAAACTATTAAAAATTAATAATCCGGTTGATATCAATTTTATAGAGGAGAAATTGAAGGAATCAGAACGACCGGTGGAATTTTCTCATCAGCATAAAAATGTAGTTGCTATTGGGAATTTATCTGCTAGAAAAGGCTTTGATAATCTTCTGAAAGTATTTTCCAGACTTAAAAACCAGAATATTTTACTTCATATTCTTGGTGATGGAAAAGACAAAGAAATGCTTTTGCAGATGAAAGAAATGCTTGGATTAGAACACGTCATTTTTCACGGTAAGAAAAACAATCCTTATCAGTATTTAAAATTTGCTGATCTTTTCATTTTGTCTTCCAGATATGAAGGTTTCCCTAATGTGCTTCTGGAAGCTGGAACTTGCGGTGTTTATTCTTTAGCTAATAATTGTCCTGGTGGGATTGATGAGATTATTATAGATCAAGTGAATGGCGAAATCTCCAATATCGAAAATTATGATGATTTTGCCGAGAAAATAAAACATTCTGTTCATAGGAGTGATGATAAAGATAATATCAAAGTCTCGATAAAATCTCGTTTTTCTTCAGAAATTATTCTGAAAAAATATGAAGATTTGCTTTGGAATATTTAA
- a CDS encoding NUDIX domain-containing protein, whose product MIDKINIRVYALCIKDNKVLALHEEYAGDHLLKLPGGGLEFGESTLECLKREFQEELNLEIEIKDHFYTQDDFLVSRFRENEQLITIYYLAEILNEEDLLILDPCIEKTEWIPLEGKNPFPLPIDKRVFEIAKQRFLS is encoded by the coding sequence ATGATAGACAAAATCAACATTCGTGTGTATGCACTTTGTATAAAAGACAACAAAGTTCTTGCACTTCACGAAGAATACGCCGGAGACCATCTTCTTAAATTACCTGGCGGAGGATTGGAATTCGGGGAAAGTACTTTAGAATGTCTAAAAAGAGAATTCCAAGAAGAACTTAATCTTGAAATAGAAATTAAAGATCATTTTTACACGCAAGACGATTTTCTGGTTTCCAGATTCCGAGAGAATGAACAATTAATTACTATTTATTATTTGGCTGAAATCTTAAATGAAGAAGATTTATTAATCTTAGATCCTTGTATCGAAAAGACAGAATGGATTCCGCTGGAAGGAAAGAATCCGTTTCCATTACCCATTGACAAGCGCGTTTTCGAAATAGCAAAACAAAGATTCCTGAGTTAG
- the mnmD gene encoding tRNA (5-methylaminomethyl-2-thiouridine)(34)-methyltransferase MnmD, translating into MKRELISTKDGSKTLLINGLEETYHSKHGALQEANHVFIKNGIDLIKSYEINILELGFGTGLNVLVTFDAYLRNDKNHKINYYGVEKYPIFFHEASELSYSELFPNPIVEDLSLKIHETEWEKLVELDSNFNLKKIKDDFFNIKNMDLPPIDLVYFDCFGARVQPDLWEKEIFEVVASKMKTGGLLTTYSSKGTMRRALIELGFEVEKRQGPPGKREMLIAWKK; encoded by the coding sequence TTGAAAAGAGAACTAATTAGCACAAAAGATGGTAGTAAAACTTTATTAATCAATGGATTAGAAGAAACTTATCATTCTAAACATGGCGCTTTGCAAGAAGCGAATCACGTATTTATCAAAAATGGAATAGATTTAATAAAAAGTTACGAAATTAATATTTTAGAGTTAGGTTTTGGAACAGGTCTTAACGTTTTGGTAACATTTGATGCGTATTTGCGAAATGATAAAAATCATAAAATTAATTATTATGGGGTTGAAAAATATCCAATTTTTTTTCATGAGGCATCAGAATTGTCTTATTCTGAATTATTTCCGAACCCAATTGTTGAAGATTTGTCTCTGAAAATCCATGAAACCGAATGGGAAAAATTAGTTGAATTGGATTCCAATTTTAATCTTAAGAAAATTAAAGATGATTTCTTTAATATAAAGAATATGGACTTACCTCCTATCGATTTGGTTTACTTCGATTGTTTTGGAGCTAGAGTTCAGCCTGATCTTTGGGAAAAGGAAATATTTGAAGTCGTAGCTTCTAAAATGAAAACTGGTGGGTTGCTAACCACTTACTCATCGAAAGGAACTATGCGAAGAGCCTTGATAGAATTAGGTTTCGAAGTCGAGAAAAGACAAGGTCCGCCTGGAAAAAGAGAAATGCTGATTGCTTGGAAAAAATAA
- a CDS encoding branched-chain amino acid aminotransferase, which translates to MIIQKSTNPRISTFDPNNFAFGNTFIDHMIICEYENGNWGDVKLIPYGPIGFTPAMMGVNYGQACFEGMKAYKDKDGQVFLFRPEKNFQRINKSAKRLAIPEISEEIFMEGLKALVDIDRDWIPQGEGTSLYIRPLLFATEEALKARISEKYMFAIVATPAKSYYTAPVSVKIADHYSRAASGGVGAAKAAGNYAASFYPTQLAIEEGYEQIIWTDDCSHEYFEESGTMNVFVRINDTIYTPKTSDKILDGVTRDSFIQLAKKRGIEVVIDDVKVSDVIEAQKNGTLKEVWGVGTAVVTSIFQALGYQGEHLTLPKLSDEESFAAQLKADLVNIQTNKSEDPFGWRYLVEENVYSV; encoded by the coding sequence ATGATAATTCAAAAATCTACTAATCCACGAATTTCAACTTTCGATCCTAATAATTTCGCATTTGGTAACACTTTCATAGATCATATGATTATTTGCGAGTATGAGAATGGAAATTGGGGGGATGTAAAACTTATTCCATATGGTCCTATCGGTTTTACCCCAGCAATGATGGGGGTCAACTATGGGCAAGCTTGTTTTGAAGGAATGAAGGCGTATAAAGATAAAGACGGCCAAGTATTCCTTTTTCGTCCTGAAAAGAACTTTCAAAGGATTAACAAATCCGCAAAAAGATTGGCTATTCCTGAGATTTCCGAAGAAATCTTTATGGAAGGGCTAAAAGCATTGGTTGATATAGATAGAGACTGGATTCCGCAAGGAGAGGGGACATCTCTTTATATTAGACCATTATTATTCGCAACAGAAGAAGCGCTTAAAGCAAGAATCTCTGAAAAATATATGTTTGCCATTGTAGCAACACCAGCAAAAAGCTATTATACTGCTCCAGTATCCGTTAAAATCGCAGATCATTATTCCAGAGCGGCAAGTGGAGGCGTGGGTGCTGCAAAAGCTGCTGGTAACTATGCTGCGTCTTTCTATCCAACACAATTGGCTATAGAAGAAGGTTATGAGCAAATCATTTGGACAGACGATTGTTCTCACGAGTATTTTGAAGAAAGTGGAACAATGAATGTTTTTGTTAGAATCAACGATACTATCTATACGCCTAAAACATCAGACAAAATTTTAGATGGTGTCACCAGAGACAGTTTTATCCAACTGGCTAAAAAACGGGGAATTGAAGTTGTTATTGACGATGTTAAAGTCTCTGATGTTATCGAGGCTCAGAAAAACGGAACCTTGAAAGAAGTTTGGGGAGTAGGAACAGCTGTGGTTACAAGCATATTTCAAGCATTGGGTTATCAGGGAGAACACCTAACTCTGCCTAAACTTTCTGATGAAGAGAGTTTTGCAGCGCAGTTGAAGGCAGATCTTGTCAATATCCAGACTAATAAATCTGAAGATCCTTTTGGATGGAGATATTTGGTTGAAGAAAATGTATACAGTGTATAA
- a CDS encoding FKBP-type peptidyl-prolyl cis-trans isomerase, whose product MSDSELEVSKKRSKDLNTLERAQIEDWIKEQKIRYYPMGMNYWVNIEGLENKPRKNNGEKVSYQYFIYDFDRVKLYETPVKNIDVEFGHFQEMDAVEDVIRYLNRGEEAEILVPSVLAYGTYGDSKKISNDMPLIIKVKVL is encoded by the coding sequence ATGTCAGATAGCGAGCTGGAAGTATCAAAAAAAAGATCTAAAGATCTTAACACCCTGGAAAGAGCTCAAATTGAAGACTGGATCAAGGAACAAAAAATCCGCTATTACCCCATGGGAATGAATTACTGGGTTAATATTGAAGGATTGGAAAATAAACCCAGAAAAAATAATGGTGAAAAGGTGTCCTATCAATATTTTATTTATGATTTTGACAGGGTAAAGCTCTATGAAACGCCTGTTAAAAATATAGATGTAGAATTTGGTCATTTTCAGGAAATGGATGCTGTAGAAGATGTGATCCGTTATCTTAATAGAGGAGAAGAGGCAGAAATCCTGGTGCCATCTGTTCTGGCATACGGAACTTACGGTGACAGTAAAAAAATATCTAATGATATGCCACTCATCATCAAAGTAAAAGTATTGTAA
- a CDS encoding peptidylprolyl isomerase, whose amino-acid sequence MKKIIALSITLLTLLNCKTLEIDKETYEKLPDGLYGNLTTSKGDILVKFEDEKSPVTVANFVGLAEGKIENKAKKKGEPFYNGTIFHRVIKDFMIQGGDPQGTGMGDPGYKFDDEKNDLQHTGKGILSMANSGPNTNGSQFFITEVATPWLDGRHTIFGKVVKGEAVIDSIANVEKGPQDKPKTDIVLNKVTIFSKGDQYKHYDAAKIFNDGKSKIQDNNKVYLAKAEEEKLKKEREFAANQEKLVNDMKAGMQATPSGLYYKITKTTSGETAKAGQTVAVHYAGKLINGDEFDNSFKRGQPIDIPIGVGQVIKGWDEGILLLKEGETATLLIPPALGYGERGAGGVIPPNAWLVFDVELVKISK is encoded by the coding sequence ATGAAAAAAATTATAGCACTATCTATAACATTATTAACATTATTAAATTGTAAAACATTGGAAATAGACAAAGAAACTTACGAAAAGCTGCCAGACGGATTGTATGGCAATCTTACAACAAGCAAAGGTGACATTTTAGTAAAATTTGAAGATGAGAAATCTCCTGTAACTGTTGCTAATTTTGTTGGACTTGCCGAGGGTAAAATAGAAAATAAGGCAAAGAAAAAAGGCGAGCCATTTTATAACGGAACTATTTTTCACAGAGTTATTAAGGATTTTATGATCCAAGGTGGTGACCCACAGGGAACAGGAATGGGAGATCCTGGTTACAAGTTTGATGATGAGAAAAATGATCTTCAGCATACAGGAAAAGGAATTTTGTCTATGGCTAATTCTGGCCCCAACACCAATGGTTCTCAGTTTTTTATTACAGAAGTAGCTACACCTTGGCTGGATGGCAGACACACTATTTTTGGTAAAGTTGTAAAAGGCGAAGCGGTTATAGATTCTATTGCCAACGTAGAAAAAGGACCACAGGACAAACCAAAAACAGATATTGTGCTGAACAAAGTTACTATTTTCAGCAAAGGAGATCAGTATAAACATTATGATGCTGCTAAAATCTTCAATGACGGAAAATCCAAAATTCAGGATAATAACAAAGTTTATCTAGCAAAAGCAGAAGAAGAGAAGCTGAAAAAAGAAAGAGAGTTTGCTGCAAATCAGGAAAAATTAGTAAACGATATGAAAGCCGGAATGCAGGCTACGCCGTCTGGACTTTATTACAAAATCACTAAAACCACAAGCGGAGAAACTGCAAAGGCTGGGCAGACTGTTGCAGTACATTATGCTGGAAAACTAATTAATGGTGATGAGTTTGACAATTCCTTCAAAAGAGGTCAACCAATTGACATTCCTATCGGTGTTGGACAGGTAATCAAAGGTTGGGATGAGGGTATTTTGCTACTTAAAGAAGGTGAAACCGCAACGTTACTTATTCCTCCGGCACTTGGTTATGGAGAGAGAGGCGCCGGTGGTGTTATTCCTCCAAATGCCTGGTTGGTATTCGATGTAGAACTGGTGAAAATCAGTAAATAA
- a CDS encoding biliverdin-producing heme oxygenase, which produces MISLILKEETKQEHDKTEESLQSNKIFDKSYTLENYKNLLIHNYFLVSKYEPQVNKFLHKYPELKLDTRRKILAITTDLNNLNVDINNDSIADNLDNEAEALGALYVMEGSTLGGNVIMKQLRKNPAFEDITFNYFGIYGDKTGLMWQEFKAFLDERISEKDYESCITSARKAYRILA; this is translated from the coding sequence ATGATTTCATTAATTCTTAAAGAAGAAACAAAGCAGGAGCACGATAAAACCGAAGAAAGCTTACAATCCAATAAAATATTTGACAAGTCTTATACGCTGGAAAATTATAAAAATCTTTTGATTCATAATTATTTCCTCGTCAGCAAATATGAACCTCAAGTCAATAAATTTTTACATAAATATCCTGAATTGAAGCTAGATACACGCAGAAAAATCTTGGCTATAACAACCGATCTAAACAATCTGAATGTTGATATTAATAATGATTCTATTGCCGACAATCTTGATAACGAAGCCGAAGCTTTGGGAGCGCTTTATGTGATGGAAGGATCTACTTTAGGAGGAAATGTAATTATGAAACAGCTTCGGAAAAATCCTGCGTTTGAAGATATCACATTCAATTACTTTGGGATATATGGTGATAAAACCGGGCTAATGTGGCAGGAATTCAAAGCTTTTTTAGATGAAAGAATTAGTGAAAAAGATTATGAAAGCTGCATTACCAGTGCAAGAAAAGCTTATCGGATATTAGCATAA
- a CDS encoding ATP-binding protein — translation MYPREYINCDQEPIHICGEVQEYGYLLGSQGSKITFYSENILDFFSVDSDFLLGKDIRLLFAHFDIDVNWNNFSDNEILAIQHITFKDQEYTLSIHTHKGWTFFEIEKVMPNHKINKEYAAIQNILRNSNDKNIWQILLHEVQQVIDFDRVMIYQFLYDGSGNVIEELVKPNLESYLDLHYPESDIPAQARALYLKNPVRITSHVSGKTYPIVGVIPKEEIDLTYSVTRASSPIHIQYLKNAQVEASFSTSIIVNGELWGMVACQNSEAKHLDLQSRLLVETLTRTSANAFAAFRSLETLQEYQKIKLNNISLRQNLLNDDSFDKALENNINDIMNTCNADGIIIKINDEILTAGNTPDNTDIEKIINWSKENCHNFQENIYISNTFCSTLTNLENSETSCGIIISELCNNTSDMLIWLRKEQGYKIKWAGKPEKQTTSEIKDGVEIIKFSPRKSFEVWKEYVKGTSLPWKIKEIESAKWITSVILKASHTKSSQIQDLNNQLKELNAELDSFSHTISHDLNTPLTVIKLNAQLAKRLPSSENVSKALDNITSQVDTMSEMILNVLELSKIKKSEIKLKSIQVDSLITKVVEDSKISFESPHTDIIIQNTPEVLGDQTMVYQVFGNVIGNAVKYSSKSEKPKVKIVGETNDNVVIYKITDNGIGIDQEESKKMFKIFSRMNNAKEFKGNGVGLSIVHHLMEKMGGKISYESESGKGTTFILKFQKPNYDFINS, via the coding sequence ATGTATCCGAGAGAATATATTAATTGTGACCAAGAACCGATACATATTTGTGGAGAAGTTCAGGAATATGGGTATCTATTGGGTTCACAAGGCTCTAAGATCACTTTTTATAGTGAGAATATCTTAGATTTTTTTTCTGTAGATTCTGATTTTCTTTTGGGGAAAGATATCCGTCTACTTTTCGCACACTTCGATATTGATGTTAATTGGAATAACTTTTCGGATAACGAAATACTTGCAATACAACATATTACTTTTAAGGATCAAGAATATACTTTAAGTATTCATACTCATAAAGGTTGGACTTTTTTCGAGATCGAGAAAGTAATGCCCAATCATAAGATTAATAAAGAATACGCAGCCATACAAAATATACTCAGAAATTCTAATGATAAGAATATCTGGCAAATTTTATTGCACGAAGTCCAACAAGTTATTGATTTTGACCGTGTTATGATTTATCAGTTTTTGTATGACGGAAGCGGAAATGTGATTGAAGAACTTGTTAAACCGAATCTTGAGAGTTATCTCGATTTACACTATCCAGAATCTGACATTCCTGCGCAGGCCAGAGCTTTATACCTTAAAAACCCTGTAAGAATAACATCGCATGTTTCCGGAAAAACTTATCCTATTGTCGGTGTCATCCCAAAAGAAGAAATTGATCTTACATATTCTGTAACTCGTGCTTCATCTCCTATTCATATCCAATATCTAAAAAATGCTCAGGTTGAAGCTAGTTTTAGTACATCAATTATTGTTAACGGAGAACTATGGGGAATGGTTGCCTGCCAAAATTCTGAGGCAAAACATCTTGATTTACAATCCAGATTACTTGTCGAAACGCTTACCAGAACTTCCGCAAATGCTTTCGCTGCTTTCAGATCTCTTGAAACATTGCAAGAATATCAGAAAATTAAACTTAATAATATTAGTCTACGTCAGAATTTATTGAATGATGATAGTTTCGATAAAGCGTTAGAAAATAATATCAATGATATTATGAATACTTGTAACGCAGATGGAATTATCATAAAAATTAATGACGAAATTTTGACAGCAGGTAATACCCCGGATAATACAGATATTGAAAAGATTATAAACTGGAGCAAGGAAAACTGTCATAATTTCCAGGAAAATATTTATATTTCCAACACCTTTTGCAGTACGCTGACAAATCTTGAAAATTCTGAAACCAGCTGCGGGATTATTATCAGCGAATTATGTAACAACACTTCCGACATGCTCATTTGGCTTAGAAAAGAACAAGGTTATAAAATAAAATGGGCAGGAAAACCCGAAAAACAGACAACTTCAGAAATAAAAGACGGCGTTGAAATCATTAAATTCTCACCCAGAAAATCATTTGAAGTGTGGAAAGAATATGTAAAAGGAACTTCATTACCATGGAAAATTAAAGAAATTGAGTCCGCAAAATGGATAACATCAGTTATTCTAAAAGCTTCACATACTAAATCTTCTCAGATACAAGACCTCAATAATCAGTTAAAGGAACTGAATGCAGAGCTGGATTCTTTCTCTCATACCATTTCTCACGATCTTAATACACCACTTACCGTCATAAAACTAAATGCGCAGCTTGCAAAAAGACTGCCTAGTTCTGAAAATGTCAGTAAGGCTTTGGATAATATTACCAGCCAAGTTGATACGATGAGTGAAATGATCCTGAACGTTTTGGAACTCAGTAAGATTAAGAAATCTGAAATAAAACTGAAAAGTATTCAGGTAGACTCTTTGATAACAAAAGTTGTAGAAGACTCAAAAATCAGTTTTGAATCTCCACATACAGATATAATCATACAAAATACCCCGGAAGTTTTAGGTGACCAGACTATGGTTTATCAGGTTTTTGGCAATGTTATCGGAAATGCGGTAAAATACTCATCCAAATCCGAAAAACCCAAAGTGAAAATTGTAGGAGAAACTAATGACAATGTTGTGATTTATAAGATAACGGATAATGGAATCGGAATAGATCAGGAAGAATCCAAAAAAATGTTCAAAATATTCAGTAGGATGAACAATGCAAAAGAATTTAAGGGTAATGGTGTAGGACTAAGCATTGTGCATCATCTTATGGAAAAAATGGGCGGAAAAATATCTTATGAAAGCGAAAGCGGAAAAGGAACCACTTTTATTTTAAAATTTCAAAAGCCCAACTATGATTTCATTAATTCTTAA